The Xiphophorus hellerii strain 12219 chromosome 5, Xiphophorus_hellerii-4.1, whole genome shotgun sequence genome window below encodes:
- the evpla gene encoding envoplakin a, which produces MSKMFKSKDTKSSSKMNRSQSVSANLLVAKMQKNSDEVVNNILTAEKLLIADNENDKKEKKFEHKDEINTILGIAEGLLEKLFLDIGNLKSINYPHVAAVEADIRDLHNRWSKDTAEYVKLYEQIEDVSLMPRINWEPVFAQKERALSSDEYGPTLEDLEKQIAAQNILHKELEAYSSQLCISSAGSKDKYTPLKRQYNTMLEKSKLRSQYLSSLYQHMRDCNKEMTFLGEEQEKIKKQDWSDQMADPNGVRLQYENFKNKELLDHEGKVNRLEDDGETYISLKHPASQLIEAQNRAVKNEWQKFLNLCICQEEHLNDIQEFNKYQMDSQKLSETLSQLNSTTSPESVKTKSNIESLLQLQVEENSVHTAEQQLADLRRRSTTIPPLKLRRTPTNKPITVVSLCDWETDKGSISREEKFTLKSFSDNNNWKVISSDGATKTFPGVCFTIPPPDPDAIDNVNLLGSELAETKRRRAALAASLKNNKSEISRAQQSVPVSSAPADPKLAGVAQQLNQLDSDLANTEQGMLSRLRTPVSCTDPTGDLAKKLREQEQAAKALNALEQQRQTAQANLQPLLSKDPNGTSSGLPQKLSAANDKYDNLARLADLYNKKANASLNLENQIQKVDGLVSGFERNLSADGPIPDIPNAIQARAEDVQRQRRSVAVAQDDMIKLNQDLEATERLCSSLQKNHQEYCPDILRQRNDVKQLQSRYTNVANQLKERENVLQEASAKHKDFQNTCQSLNSFLDNLPTNQTNSSDDLSQLTAKQSSQKRVVDDLKRKEEDMERVADLSQDLQNLLNEYEADVDKYNGTLEQAGTAVPKKPQMLTLCDAVDKEERNLTKRYAEATSQNIQRQKQMDLAKNLISQSEEKVQMVAQQQVQLENQQKNASKLDSLFKELEEEKERTTHAQTELKTYKTRMMSLKSRRGVERVEEKEVLQYYRDPKLQADLAELSKILNQEALKRTTTQAEVEILNKKITVLEETINNKTPKLLTREVTEFEKDPQLDVEAAKIRDEIARMRDEIRVKDGEQIQMKTEVSILQQKRPTIKERVVKKEVVKVEQDPQMLKELKIFENDISDENNKCKLLNDEIFQTRSQINALQRMIPNIQPKVIVKEVKKIEQDPDLITESAKLRTVVEDEKVGNSSLSQEVIELHKRYREVQDWKPRIEIKEIVNEIYRIDPNTEVEIVRLRKEIQDSNKQRTDLEKEIRQVNTDLNALRSEKPKVEFKEVTQEVVKEERSPENEREIQRLNDQVNRLDSQCTSLEDQVRQLQKERNEWKAEKSKIETQLVNRELIKYEPDPLLEKEAERLQKKVRDEAQMRRSIEEMVFDLQNKFLLLERQKPEEKVVMQEVVRLQKDPRQAMEHDRLSRNLDEEVTRRRQMDLELQQLRTKLEDKERIIRESDEHQKRIQAESELREIRLRITQLENAPPPVEESIVVEEVLKVERDPKLERMTNGLRSDMDKETHDILRIQREIRNLTVKLEILQKEKSGEKTVYKEVVRVEKDQAVEAERDRLREQVSQNKFARQDLEDEIRRLNDKINFLMSTKSNNSREVTNLSMNKDTLVRENDNLTQELRTLEAKKHDTSLSFQQQSRLMTERTQMNRQKSVKMESDVQRLERQILDEKDKIHERDSTIREILMYLQKEEQAETRTKETNVSTKITILDPDTGKDMSPYDAYLGGLIDRQQYIHLQELECDWEEITSKGPDGETSVLLDRKSGKQYSIKDAIKEGRLTKDDLQQYKQGKLPISEFALLVAGDKTKQPKFTSVTQTPNSSAKSPSLDLTTATETQPIAGIMDTYTDTCFTIRNATLRKLIDPTTAQRLLEAQAATGGITDISNKERYKVSKAAQRGLIEDSQLQRLLNAEKAFAGVEDPMTKECLSVGEAVQKGWMPKESAIRYMEAQHLTGGLVDPATGRRVTLIGAVGSKMIDNSIARNIQTETAYIKDIVDPITNEKINYKQALDRCRKDPATGLPMLPASSKESGYNSSKYARF; this is translated from the exons ATGTCCAAGATGTTTAAGTCAAAGGACACAAAGAGCTCCAGCAAGATGAACAG GTCTCAGTCCGTCAGTGCAAATTTGCTGGTTGCCAAGATGCAGAAAAACTCTGACGAGGTGGTGAACAATATCCTCACGGCTGAAAAACTGCTGATAGCG GATAACGAAAAtgacaagaaagagaaaaaatttgAGCACAAGGATGAGATCAATACAATATTGGGCATTGCAGAGGGCCTGCTGGAGAAGCTGTTTCTGGACATTGGCAACCTCAAGTCGATCAACTACCCTCACGTCGCAGCTGTTGAGGCCGA CATTCGCGACCTACACAACCGATGGTCAAAAGACACAGCTGAATATGTAAAGCTATATGAGCAAATTGAAGACGTGTCTCTGATGCCCAGAATTAACTGGGAGCCTGTTTTTGCCCAGAAGGAA AGAGCGCTGAGCTCAGATGAGTACGGCCCAACGCTGGAGGACCTGGAGAAGCAGATCGCTGCTCAGAACATCTTGCATAAAGAGCTGGAGGCTTACAGCTCACAGCTCTGCATCAGCTCTGCTGGCAGCAAG GATAAATACACGCCATTGAAAAGGCAATATAACACTATGCTG GAAAAATCCAAGTTACGCAGCCAATATCTGAGCAGCCTCTACCAGCACATGAGAGACTGCAACAAGGAGATGACCTTCCTCGGAGAAGAGCAGGAAAAGATCAAGAAGCAGGACTGGAGCGACCAAATGGCGGATCCTAATGGTGTTCGCCTGCAGTATGAG AACTTCAAGAACAAAGAGCTTTTGGATCACGAGGGCAAAGTGAACAGACTCGAGGATGACGGTGAAACATACATTTCCCTGAAACACCCAGCCAGCCAGCTAATAGAG GCCCAAAACAGAGCTGTGAAAAACGAGTGGCAGAAGTTCCTGAATCTCTGCATATGTCAAGAAGAACATCTGAACGATATACAGGAATTCAATAAG TACCAAATGGACTCTCAGAAGCTGTCAGAGACACTGAGTCAACTCAACAGCACCACGAGTCCAGAGTCTGTAAAGACGAAGAGCAACATCGAGTcgctgctgcagcttcag GTGGAGGAAAATTCTGTCCACACTGCGGAGCAGCAACTGGCCGACCTGAGGCGAAGGAGTACAACTATTCCTCCTCTGAAGCTGCGCCGCACTCCCACCAACAAACCCATCACGGTGGTGTCCCTGTGCGACTGGGAGACTGACAAG GGTTCTATTTCAAGAGAGGAAAAATTTACCCTGAAATCCTTCTCTGACAACAACAACTGGAAAGTTATTTCTTCTGATGGAGCAACTAAAACCTTCCCTGGAGTTTGCTTCACAATCCCACCTCCTGACCCAGATGCCATTGATAATGTTAACCT TTTGGGCAGTGAGCTTGCAGAAACCAAGAGAAGGAGAGCAGCTCTGGCAGCGTCCCTGAAGAATAATAAGTCAGAAATCTCTCGAGCTCAACAGTCAG TTCCAGTTTCTTCAGCTCCAGCAGACCCCAAACTGGCAGGTGTGGCTCAGCAGCTGAACCAGCTGGACTCTGACCTGGCCAACACGGAGCAGGGCATGCTGAGCCGTCTGCGAACCCCGGTGAGCTGCACCGACCCGACCGGAGATCTGGCCAAGAAGCTGAGAGAGCAGGAG CAAGCTGCCAAGGCCCTGAACGCTCTGGAGCAGCAGAGACAGACAGCCCAGGCTAACCTGCAGCCTTTGCTGTCCAAAGATCCCAATGGGACTTCTTCTGGACTCCCGCAAAAACTCAGCGCCGCCAATGACAAGTACGACAACCTGGCCAGGCTGGCGGATCTCTACAATAAAAA AGCAAATGCGTCTCTCAACCTGGAGAATCAAATACAGAAGGTCGACGGTCTTGTGTCTGGTTTCGAGAGAAACCTGAGTGCAGATGGTCCAATTCCTGACATACCAAATGCAATTCAAGCCCGAGCTGAGGATGTTCAG CGCCAGCGGCGGTCTGTGGCAGTTGCCCAGGATGATATGATAAAGCTGAATCAGGATTTGGAGGCGACTGAGAGGTTGTGCAGCTCCCTGCAGAAAAACCACCAGGAGTACTGCCCTGACATCCTGCGCCAGAGGAATGATGTCAAACAGCTGCAGAGTCGCTACACAAATGTCGCCAACCAGCTGAAGGAAAG GGAAAATGTGCTGCAAGAAGCTTCAGCTAAGCACAAAGACTTCCAGAACACATGCCAATCCCTCAACTCCTTCCTGGACAACCTGCCGACAAATCAGACAAACTCCAGCGATGATCTGTCCCAGCTCACTGCCAAGCAGAGCTCCCAAAAG CGAGTGGTGGATGACCTGAAGCGGAAGGAAGAGGACATGGAAAGAGTGGCTGACCTCTCTCAAGACCTGCAGAATCTACTCAAt gAGTATGAGGCTGATGTTGACAAATACAACGGTACACTTGAACAAGCTGGCACAGCCGTTCCAAAGAAGCCCCAAATGCTCACACTCTGTGACGCTGTCGACAAAGAG GAAAGAAATCTGACAAAACGTTATGCTGAAGCAACATCGCAAAACATTCAACGGCAAAAACAGATGGACTTGGCaaagaatttaatttcacag AGTGAAGAGAAAGTTCAAATGGTGGCACAGCAACAGGTGCAGCTTGAAAACCAGCAAAAAAATGCCTCTAAATTAGACAGTCTGTTTAAAGAACtagaggaagagaaggagaggACAACCCATGCTCAGACAGAGCTAAAAACCTACAAAACCAGAATGATGTCACTTAAGAGCCGCAGAGGAGTGGAACGTGTTGAGGAGAAAGAAGTACTGCAATACTACCGGGATCCTAAGCTGCAAGCTGATCTGGCTGAATTGAGTAAAATTCTCAATCAAGAGGCCCTGAAACGGACCACCACCCAGGCAGAGGTTGAGATCTTGAACAAGAAAATCACTGTCCTGGAAGAAACCATTAACAACAAAACCCCTAAACTGCTAACTAGAGAGGTGACTGAGTTTGAAAAAGACCCACAGCTGGATGTAGAGGCTGCAAAGATAAGAGATGAAATAGCAAGGATGAGAGATGAGATCAGAGTAAAAGATGGAGAGCAGATCCAAATGAAGACAGAAGTTTCTATCCTCCAGCAGAAGAGACCAACTATCAAGGAGAGAGTGGTTAAGAAGGAAGTGGTTAAAGTAGAACAAGATCCACAGATGttgaaagaattaaaaatatttgagaatGACATTTCTGATGAGAACAACAAGTGCAAGCTCCTCAATGATGAAATCTTTCAGACAAGAAGTCAAATCAATGCGCTTCAAAGAATGATCCCCAACATTCAGCCTAAAGTCATTGTTAAGGAGGTTAAAAAGATTGAACAAGACCCTGACCTCATTACTGAGTCAGCTAAGCTGCGAACAGTTGTGGAGGATGAGAAAGTTGGAAATAGCTCTTTGTCCCAAGAAGTGATCGAGCTACACAAGCGTTACAGAGAAGTTCAAGACTGGAAGCCAAGAATTGAGATAAAAGAAATTGTAAATGAGATATACAGGATTGACCCAAATACAGAGGTAGAAATCGTGCGCCTCCGCAAAGAAATACAGGATTCGAATAAACAACGTACCGATCTGGAAAAGGAGATCAGGCAGGTCAACACTGATCTGAATGCCCTTCGTTCAGAGAAACCCAAAGTAGAATTCAAAGAGGTTACCCAAGAGGTggtgaaagaagaaagaagccCTGAAAACGAGCGAGAGATCCAGAGGTTAAATGATCAGGTGAACCGCCTAGACAGCCAGTGTACCTCTCTTGAAGACCAGGTTAGACAgctgcaaaaagaaagaaatgaatggAAGGCAGAAAAGTCAAAGATAGAGACCCAACTGGTCAACAGAGAATTAATAAAGTATGAGCCAGATCCACTGCTGGAGAAGGAAGCTGAACGCTTGCAAAAAAAAGTGCGGGATGAAGCACAGATGAGGCGAAGCATTGAGGAGATGGTTTTTGACCTTCAAAACAAATTCCTCCTTTTGGAGAGACAGAAACCTGAAGAGAAAGTTGTGATGCAGGAGGTTGTACGGCTTCAAAAGGATCCAAGGCAAGCAATGGAGCATGACAGGCTTAGCAGAAATCTGGATGAAGAAGTAACAAGACGACGTCAGATGGATCTGGAGTTACAGCAACTAAGAACAAAGTTGGAAGACAAGGAGCGCATCATTAGAGAGAGTGATGAGCACCAAAAAAGGATCCAAGCTGAATCTGAACTTAGAGAGATCCGACTACGTATCACACAATTGGAAAATGCCCCACCTCCTGTTGAGGAGAGCATAGTAGTTGAGGAAGTGCTGAAGGTTGAAAGAGATCCAAAACTGGAAAGGATGACAAATGGTTTACGGTCTGACATGGACAAGGAAACCCATGATATCCTACGTATTCAGAGGGAAATTCGTAATCTCACTGTAAAGCTTGAGATTCTGCAGAAAGAGAAGTCAGGTGAAAAGACAGTGTATAAGGAGGTTGTTCGTGTGGAGAAAGATCAGGCTGTTGAAGCTGAGAGGGATCGTCTGAGGGAGCAGGTGTCTCAGAACAAATTTGCCAGACAAGATTTGGAGGATGAAATCAGGCGTCTCAATGACAAAATCAATTTCTTGATGAGCACCAAATCTAACAATTCAAGAGAAGTGACAAATCTTAGTATGAACAAAGATACTCTAGTAAGGGAAAACGACAACCTCACCCAAGAACTCAGAACTCTTGAAGCAAAGAAACACGACACAAGCCTTTCTTTCCAGCAACAGAGTCGATTGATGACTGAAAGAACACAGATGAACAGGCAGAAGAGCGTTAAGATGGAGTCAGATGTCCAGCGACTAGAGAGACAGATCTTGGACGAGAAAGATAAGATTCATGAACGAGACAGCACAATTCGTGAGATTCTGATGTACCTGCAGAAAGAGGAACAGGCAGAGACAAGGACCAAAGAAACCAATGTCTCGACCAAAATCACCATTTTGGATCCAGATACTGGTAAAGACATGTCTCCTTATGATGCCTACCTTGGGGGCCTCATTGATCGCCAGCAGTACATTCATCTGCAGGAACTAGAATGTGACTGGGAAGAGATAACGTCCAAGGGTCCTGATGGAGAAACATCTGTGCTGCTGGATCGCAAGAGTGGAAAGCAGTACTCTATCAAAGACGCTATCAAGGAAGGAAGGCTAACAAAAGATGATCTGCAACAATACAAACAAGGCAAACTTCCTATCTCAGAATTTGCTCTTCTTGTTGCAGGTGACAAAACCAAGCAGCCCAAATTCACCTCAGTCACCCAAACACCAAATTCATCTGCGAAATCGCCATCATTAGACCTTACCACGGCTACCGAAACACAGCCAATTGCTGGAATAATGGATACATATACAGACACCTGCTTTACAATCCGCAATGCCACCTTGCGCAAACTGATCGACCCTACCACTGCCCAAAGACTGCTGGAGGCTCAAGCAGCAACAGGTGGCATCACTGACATCAGCAACAAAGAAAGATACAAAGTTAGCAAGGCGGCACAAAGAGGCCTTATCGAGGACAGCCAACTCCAACGGCTGCTTAATGCAGAGAAAGCTTTCGCTGGAGTTGAAGACCCCATGACCAAAGAGTGTTTGTCTGTGGGAGAAGCTGTTCAGAAAGGCTGGATGCCAAAAGAGTCAGCAATTCGATACATGGAGGCACAACACCTGACTGGGGGGCTGGTAGATCCTGCTACTGGTCGTAGAGTCACCCTCATAGGTGCCGTTGGATCCAAAATGATTGACAATTCTATTGCAAGGAACATCCAAACCGAGACAGCCTATATCAAAGATATTGTGGACCCTATAACAAATGAGAAGATCAACTACAAACAAGCTCTGGATCGTTGTAGGAAAGACCCAGCAACTGGCTTACCTATGCTACCCGCCTCCTCCAAAGAGTCAGGCTACAACTCTTCAAAATATGCACGTTTCTAG